Genomic segment of Pirellulales bacterium:
GCCGGATAACGCTCGTCGGGCGGACTGGCAAAGTCCATCAGCAGTTGTCCCGTGGGTTCGGCCAGTTGTCCTCCGTGCAGCCGTACGGCCAGCTTGTTCCCGGCCGAAAGCGTGGTCAATTGCGCCAGCGGATGCTCGACGTTGCCGAACCAGCGCCGCAACTGCTCGACACTGTGGCGCAGCCGGCTGATCGTAATGCCCGAACGCACAAGCTCGCAAAGGCTTTTCGCCCCCGCGACCTGGCAAAAATCAAAGTAGCGAATGCCATCGACCGTCGTTACCGGCGCGATCAGCCCGGCCCGCAGCCACTGATCGAGCCGCTCGGGGGGCACGTCGAGCAAGTCGGCCAGTTCGCGCAGCGTAGAGTGTCGCTTCAGCGGGCCGCTGGGACAGTGCAGCCGGGCGAGCAATTCTTCCTCGGCCACGATCTCGACCGCGCACCCCTGCTCGGCAAGCGCCAGGGCTTTGCGAAGCTTGCGGGTCGGGCGACCGTCCTTGGCCAACGGCCAACCGCCTCGACCGACGACGACGATCATCGGCCCCCGCGTCACGCTACGAGCGATCGTGGCCCCGTGAGCCACGACGAGCCTTGCCGCTTCAGCGCGCGACATGCAGGCGAAGCGTCCCGCCAGGGCCACTCGCTTTCCTTCGAGCCAGGTTTCCGACAGCTTGCCAACCATGGTTGCCGATCGTGGCCCGTCGATCGCGGCGCTCCCGTCCTGAAGCGGACGCCGGCCGCGTCGTACGACTCGTGCACGTCCGGTATTAGAGTGACGATTGCTTGCCGTCGCAAGCAGCGTCGGCCAGCAAGGGCAAGAAGCCGTCGGCGAGCGGCCCAGACGCGACAGCGGCCCAGGGAAGGCGGGCGCCGACCGATCGAGCCACTAGCTGCGGCCGCCAGCGGCTACAGGTAGCGTTCGAGCACGCGGCGGCTCAACCCGTCGAGTTGGCGCACATCGTCAATCGTGTAACGAATGCCGCGTGCGTCGACGACCAGGGCTCGGTGAGGGCCCAAGCGGCGCACGTCGTCGGCGCTATTGACCAGAAACGACGTGGGCCCCCGATCCGTTTCGACCTGCCACTCGGTCGGCTCGCTATCGACCGGCATCGAAACGATCCGCTGGATCGCCGGCACGAACTCGCGCCGCGAGAGTTCCTCGTCCAGCAGCTTGCGCGTCGTCGGGTCGGTTGCGGCCAAATCGATTACGGCCAGCTCGCGGCCGTCGGCCGTGCACAGGCTGACCCAACGGTCGGGATCGGTCAGCGGAAAGTTCCGCACCGGTTCGATCGGCACGTGCCGGGCGCCCCGCGCGTCGACCAGTTCCAGACGGCCCCAAGCATCGCGCTGGAGTTGGATTTGCCCCTCGGCCGCCACCTCGCTCGAGGGGCGCTGAGTGGTCGACGCTTTGATTGCCTTGGTGACTACGCTCATGGAGTTGATTCTATGGAGTGACCGACCGATTCCCAGATTCTTCACGAAAAAACCGCAATTCGCATACCCGTGCGACAATGGCGGCTTTCAGCCTGGGCGCCCCGCCAAAAGCGCCATCAAATCGACAACACGCGACATCATTTCGACAACATCGCCTGTCGTCAGCCAAGGCTCACCGAAAACTCACGAATCATTCCCTAAAGCCTTGCGATTGCATTATTACTGGCAGTAAGCCTAGGGCCAGTGCCGCCGTAGGGCGACACCTGCCAGCACCGCAAAAGGATACCTCATAATTCAAACCCTGCTGAAAATGGCTCTGGCATGACAGGTGCTATCTGTAGCCAGTTGAAAATCACTTTCCGAGCGGACACCTATTTGA
This window contains:
- a CDS encoding MerR family transcriptional regulator; protein product: MVGKLSETWLEGKRVALAGRFACMSRAEAARLVVAHGATIARSVTRGPMIVVVGRGGWPLAKDGRPTRKLRKALALAEQGCAVEIVAEEELLARLHCPSGPLKRHSTLRELADLLDVPPERLDQWLRAGLIAPVTTVDGIRYFDFCQVAGAKSLCELVRSGITISRLRHSVEQLRRWFGNVEHPLAQLTTLSAGNKLAVRLHGGQLAEPTGQLLMDFASPPDERYPA
- a CDS encoding DUF1854 domain-containing protein; protein product: MSVVTKAIKASTTQRPSSEVAAEGQIQLQRDAWGRLELVDARGARHVPIEPVRNFPLTDPDRWVSLCTADGRELAVIDLAATDPTTRKLLDEELSRREFVPAIQRIVSMPVDSEPTEWQVETDRGPTSFLVNSADDVRRLGPHRALVVDARGIRYTIDDVRQLDGLSRRVLERYL